A section of the Scomber scombrus chromosome 24, fScoSco1.1, whole genome shotgun sequence genome encodes:
- the LOC133976616 gene encoding ATP-binding cassette sub-family C member 4-like: MMITYISWLSPLLYLGHNRRLEESDLYSVLPEDGSEILGEELQRFWDREVRKASKELREPNLTKVLIQCHGKSFAVAGLFVFSLEAIKTIQPLLMGEIITYFENYDPEDERSLRTAYAYAAAMSLTTFGLTFFSHLYYYHVQRIGMKIRIAMCHMIYRKALCLSSESIGRTTTGQIVNLLSNDVNRFDEITLNLHYLWVAPLQTVAIIGFLWNGIGVSCLAGVAVIVLMMPVQAWFGKLFGKFRGKTAILTDNRIRIMNEVVSGIRIIKMYAWEKPFSALVTEVRREEIIQIMRSSYLRGLNMASFFASSKIIVFVTFTLYALLGNTITASVVFVTVSLYGTIKLTLTLFFPLAVEKLSETLVSICRIKSFLLLEEVDRKNFAFALEKKKETNIEIEKLSCYWDKSLDAPSLQNVSVNAQSNQLLAVIGQVGSGKSSLLSAILGELPHDTGTLRVRGQLAYASQQPWVFPGTIRSNILFGRELNLQRYERVIAACALKKDLELLPDGDQTPIGDKGATLSGGQKTRISLARAVYQEADIYLLDDPLSAVDAEVGKYLFEQCICGLLKNKCRILVTHQMQHLRGADQILVLREGHIMAQGTYNELQRSGLDIASMLRSEEEPEQRSPSAEPDKLSLHSQRTNRSHCSHSSLLPPESNCKLPVEAVRSMSEETRVVGNVSRHIYLKYFTAGGHVLLLLAIVLLSVIAEVAYIGQDWWLVYWARGGHEFFNSTTSDVTVKNNAHNVTLIDRESSLTFYLGIYSGFTAAAVIFGYARSLVIFHRLVRSAQRLHNSMFGAILRTPVHFFDVNPIGRILNRFSKDIGLMDSMLPLTFVDFYQLFLQNVGVVAVAASVIPHILIAVIPLLFIFLYLRRFYLNTSRDIKRLESISRSPVFSHLSSSLQGLWTIRAFRAEERLKKAFDAYQDTHSEAWFLFLMTSRWFALRLDSICSIFLTTATFGCLLLRDGLEAGEVGLMLTYAVTLVGNFQWTVRQSAELENMMTSVERVVEYTELKSEAPWETEKRPPPDWPNRGLLTFDRVNLSYGPDGPLVLKDISATFRPSEKVGIVGRTGAGKSSLVSALFRLAEPQGKIYIDGVLTSEIGLHDLRRKMSIIPQDPVLFTDTVRKNLDPFDQHTDEALWIALDEVQLKCVVEELPGKLETVLAESGSNFSVGQRQLVCLARAVLRKNRILVVDEATANVDPRTDELIQKTIRDKFRECTVLTIAHRLNTIIDSDRILVLDSGGIQELDRPFTLLQTEGAFYKMVQQTGPTEAAALLESARKATCDTHD, from the exons ATGATGATAACTTACATCAG CTGGTTAAGCCCCCTGCTGTACCTTGGACACAATCGGAGGCTGGAGGAAAGTGACCTGTACAGTGTTCTTCCAGAGGATGGGTCTGAAATACTgggagaggagctgcagag ATTTTGGGACCGTGAAGTTAGAAAGGCCTCAAAGGAACTTCGGGAGCCAAATCTCACCAAAGTCCTCATTCAGTGCCACGGGAAGTCCTTTGCAGTGGCTGGgttgtttgtattttcactG GAGGCCATTAAAACGATCCAGCCACTTCTCATGGGGGAAATCATCACGTACTTTGAGAATTACGACCCAGAAGACGAGAGAAGTCTTCGCACGGCGTACGCTTACGCCGCTGCAATGTCCCTCACCACTTTTGGACTGACTTTCTTTAGCCATCTTTACTACTACCATGTCCAAAGAATAGGCATGAAGATTAGAATTGCCATGTGTCACATGATATACAGAAAG GCTCTTTGTCTCAGCAGCGAATCCATAGGAAGAACCACCACCGGACAAATTGTGAACCTCCTTTCAAATGATGTCAACCGTTTTGATGAG ATTACACTCAATCTGCACTACCTGTGGGTGGCACCTCTGCAAACCGTGGCGATAATCGGTTTCCTTTGGAATGGGATCGGAGTGTCGTGTCTGGCAGGTGTGGCTGTGATTGTCCTCATGATGCCTGTGCAGGCCTGGTTTGGAAAGCTCTTTGGAAAGTTCAG GGGTAAAACAGCAATCCTTACCGACAACAGAATCCGCATTATGAACGAAGTGGTGTCCGGCATCAGGATCATCAAAATGTACGCCTGGGAAAAACCATTCTCAGCTTTGGTTACCGAAGTCAGAAG GGAAGAAATCATTCAGATTATGCGTAGCTCCTACCTACGAGGACTCAACATGGCCTCCTTCTTTGCCAGCAGTAAGATCATAGTCTTTGTTACCTTCACCCTCTACGCTCTCCTGGGCAACACCATCACCGCCAGCGTTGTGTTTGTCACCGTGTCTCTCTACGGCACCATCAAGCTCACACTCACCCTGTTCTTTCCCCTGGCCGTGGAGAAGTTGTCTGAGACTTTGGTCAGCATTTGCAGGATTAAG AGTTTCCTCCTGCTGGAAGAGGTTGACAGAAAAAACTTTGCTTTTGCtttggagaaaaagaaggaaaccaATATTGAGATTGAGAAGCTGAGCTGCTACTGGGATAAG aGTTTGGATGCTCCATCTCTGCAGAACGTCTCCGTCAACGCGCAGTCAAACCAACTACTGGCTGTTATCGGACAAGTCGGGTCAGGAAAG TCGTCCCTGCTGAGCGCTATCCTGGGAGAGCTGCCTCACGACACCGGAACGCTAAGGGTCAGAGGGCAGCTCGCCTACGCGTCCCAGCAGCCCTGGGTGTTCCCCGGAACCATCCGCAGTAACATCCTGTTCGGGAGAGAGCTGAACCTCCAGAGGTACGAGAGAGTCATCGCAGCCTGCGCTCTGAAGAAG GACTTGGAGCTGCTCCCAGACGGAGACCAGACACCGATCGGGGACAAAGGAGCCACGCTTAGCGGCGGACAGAAAACTCGAATCAGCCTGGCACG ggctGTGTATCAGGAAGCAGACATCTACCTCTTGGATGATCCTTTAAGTGCTGTTGATGCTGAGGTTGGGAAATACCTTTTTGAACA GTGCATCTGCGGTCTGCTGAAGAACAAGTGTCGTATCCTGGTTACCCACCAGATGCAACATCTAAGGGGGGCCGACCAGATCCTCGTCCTCAGGGAG GGTCATATCATGGCCCAGGGCACCTACAATGAGCTGCAGCGTTCCGGCCTAGACATCGCGTCCATGCTGAGAAGCGAGGAGGAGCCGGAGCAGCGGTCTCCATCGGCCGAGCCAGACAAGCTGTCGTTACACAGCCAGAGGACCAATCGCTCACACTGTTCTCACAGCAGCCTCCTCCCGCCTGAGAGCAACTGCAAGCTTCCT GTCGAAGCAGTTCGTTCCATGTCAGAGGAGACTCGAGTCGTAGGAAACGTCAGCCGCCACATTTACCTCAAGTACTTCACTGCAGGCGGTCATGTTCTGCTCTTGTTGGCTATAGTCCTGCTCAGTGTCATAGCTGAG GTTGCATATATTGGGCAGGACTGGTGGCTGGTATACTG GGCCAGAGGAGGACATGAGTTTTTCAACAGCACAACCAGTGAtgtcactgtaaaaaataacGCTCACAACGTGACTCTCATAGATCGAGAGTCGAGTCTCACATTTTACCTGGGCATTTATTCAG GTTTTACAGCAGCTGCAGTCATCTTCGGCTACGCCAGGAGTTTAGTCATCTTTCATCGGTTGGTGCGCTCGGCACAGAGACTCCACAACAGCATGTTTGGCGCCATTCTTCGCACGCCCGTTCACTTCTTTGACGTCAACCCCATCG GAAGAATTCTTAACAGGTTCTCCAAAGACATCGGCCTGATGGACTCCATGTTACCACTCACCTTTGTGGACTTTTATCAA TTATTTTTACAGAATGTCGGCGTGGTTGCAGTGGCCGCCTCAGTCATTCCTCACATACTCATCGCTGTCATTCCTCTGCTCTTTATCTTCCTGTACCTGCGGCGTTTCTACCTCAACACTTCACGAGACATCAAACGTCTGGAGTCCATAT CTAGGAGTCCAGTCTTCTCCCATCTGTCTTCGTCTCTTCAGGGTCTGTGGACGATCAGAGCCTTCAGAGCCGAGGAAAGACTGAAGAAAGCCTTCGATGCATATCAGGACACACATTCAG AGGCGTGGTTTCTGTTCCTGATGACCTCCCGCTGGTTTGCACTGCGCCTGGACAGCATTTGCTCCATATTTCTCACCACTGCAACATTTGGCTGCCTCTTACTCAGAGACG GGCTGGAGGCTGGAGAGGTGGGGCTGATGCTGACCTATGCTGTCACACTGGTAGGAAACTTCCAGTGGACGGTGAGGCAGAGCGCCGAGTTGGAGAACATG ATGACATCAGTGGAGAGAGTAGTGGAGTACACAGAGCTAAAGAGCGAAGCCCCCTGGGAAACCGAGAAGCGTCCTCCTCCCGATTGGCCGAACCGAGGCCTGTTGACCTTCGACCGCGTAAACCTGTCCTATGGCCCCGACGGACCGCTGGTCCTCAAAGACATCAGCGCCACCTTCCGACCCAGCGAGAAG GTCGGCATTGTGGGGAGGACGGGAGCGGGGAAGAGCTCCCTGGTGTCGGCTCTGTTCCGTCTGGCCGAGCCACAGGGAAAGATCTACATCGACGGCGTTCTCACCTCTGAGATCGGCCTCCACGACCTGCGCCGGAAGATGTCCATCATTCCTCAG GACCCCGTGCTGTTTACCGACACCGTGAGAAAGAACCTGGACCCTTTCGACCAACACACCGACGAAGCCCTGTGGATAGCGCTGGACGAG GTGCAGCTGAAGTGCGTGGTGGAGGAGCTGCCCGGGAAGCTGGAGACGGTTCTGGCCGAGTCGGGCTCCAACTTCAGCGTGGGCCAGAGGCAGCTGGTGTGTCTGGCCAGGGCCGTCCTGAGGAAGAACCGTATCCTCGTCGTCGACGAAGCCACGGCCAACGTGGACCCCAG AACAGATGAGCTGATCCAGAAAACCATACGAGATAAGTTCAGAGAATGCACCGTGCTGACAATCGCTCATCGACTCAATACCATCATAGACAGCGACCGCATACTG GTACTGGACAGCGGAGGCATCCAGGAGTTGGACCGTCCCTTCACTCTGCTGCAAACGGAAGGGGCTTTCTACAAGATGGTGCAACAGACCGGCCCGACGGAGGCGGCGGCCCTGCTGGAGTCGGCAAGAAAGGCGACGTGCGATACGCACGACTAA
- the timmdc1 gene encoding complex I assembly factor TIMMDC1, mitochondrial, which yields MHPEQPGTCFAPRRRQADSAPRGTLSTGLLQGLIQSARPPSFCFLFPRVHAADVAAAQPAQMPSPSSSSSSPSTSPAPASIPTPSNVPSNMGKPEFPDTGWDRIKDLFEKDPTHRYPEELTSVIKSGLVAALAGMIYGGLPAARHARNRYIQVSQAEIYTSRVEAVRSAHNAAIRGFLRYGVRWSWRVAVFVTLFNSVSTGLSVYRDKYALSHYAAAGAVTGGLFRLNLGLGGLVAGTIIGAVLGVPAGGLIISMQSLAGETVRERRRRERRELYELRLEEWTARLELTDELIEDLNVSSQAEETSKDMQRIQELLSLPQNESVAQDSSSQRQ from the exons ATGCATCCAGAGCAGCCCGGAACATGCTTCGCCCCGCGGAGACGACAGGCAGATTCAGCCCCTCGGGGCACCTTGAGCACCGGCCTACTGCAGGGCCTCATCCAGAGCGCCAGGCCTCCTTCCTTCTGCTTCCTGTTCCCCAGGGTCCATGCAGCTGATGTGGCTGCTGCCCAGCCTGCACAGAtgccctctccttcctcctcctcctcctccccctcaaCCAGTCCTGCTCCTGCATCCATCCCCACTCCCAGTAACGTGCCAAGCAACATGGGCAAGCCAGAATTCCCAGACACGGGATGGGACCGCATCAAGGATCTCTTTGAGAAAGA TCCGACACACAGGTACCCAGAGGAGCTGACCAGCGTGATAAAGAGCGGGCTGGTCGCTGCGCTAGCAGGCATGATCTACGGAGGCCTGCCAGCAGCTCGCCACGCCAGGAACAGGTACATCCAAGTCAGCCAGGCAGAAATCTACACCAGTCGTGTGGAAGCGGTG CGCTCGGCACATAACGCAGCTATCCGAGGTTTCTTGAGATACGGAGTGAGATGGAGCTGGAGAGTGGCTGTGTTCGTCACCTTGTTCAA TTCTGTCAGCACAGGCCTGTCTGTATACAGAGACAAGTACGCCCTCAGCCATTAtgcagctgctggag CTGTGACTGGAGGCCTCTTCAGACTGAACCTGGGCCTGGGAGGTCTGGTGGCAGGGACAATCATTGGAGCAGTGCTGGG AGTTCCTGCTGGTGGTTTGATCATCAGCATGCAGTCGCTGGCTGGAGAAACAGTccgagagaggaggaggagagagcgcAGGGAGCTGTATGAGCTCAGGCTTGAGGAATG GACGGCCCGTCTGGAGTTAACGGACGAGTTGATCGAAGATCTGAATGTCAGCTCTCAGGCAGAGGAGACAAGTAAGGACATGCAGAGGATCCAGGAACTGCTCAGCTTACCGCAGAACGAGAGCGTCGCTCAGGACTCGAGCAGCCAGCGACAGTAG
- the poglut1 gene encoding protein O-glucosyltransferase 1, whose product MERVWLWRLLFLLQACDLCLVTASGKQWKKLREKISEAVKGYTPCNPDNCSCHLSVIQHDLQPFKRGISEEVMASTIQRGVGAHYQIIGHKLYREQNCMFPARCSGVEHFILEVIDRLPDLEMVVNVRDYPQVPSWVQPTLPVFSFSKTSDYQDIMYPAWTFWEGGPAVWPIYPTGLGRWDLMRDDLKKSAAQWPWRKKESRGFFRGSRTSPERDPLILLSRENPELVDAEYTKNQAWKSEKDTLGRPPAKEIPLVDHCKYKYLFNFRGVAASFRFKHLFLCGALVFHVGDEWQEFFYLQLKPWVHYIPVKQDLSDVRELLQFVKENDGVAEEIARRGKEFILEHLQMRDISCYWERLLSEFGGLLAYKPKRNNSYNQIIHRTSKTEL is encoded by the exons atggagcgGGTTTGGCTGTGGAGGCTTTTATTTCTGCTGCAAGCGTGTGATTTATGTCTGGTTACTGCATCAG GCAAACAGTGGaagaaactgagagaaaagATCTCTGAAGCTGTGAAGGGTTACACACCATGCAACCCTGACAACTGCAGCTGCCATCTCAG TGTCATACAACATGACTTGCAGCCTTTTAAAAGGGGCATCTCTGAGGAGGTTATGGCTTCCACAATTCAAAGAGGCGTCGGCGCCCACTACCAGATCATCGGACATAAGCTGTACAGAGAGCAGAACTGCATGTTTCCTGCCAg gtgcAGCGGGGTGGAGCATTTCATACTAgaggtgattgacaggttacCTGACTTGGAGATGGTGGTGAATGTCAGAGATTACCCTCAAGTCCCCAGCTGGGTGCAGCCAACCCTGCCTGTCTTCTCTTTCAGTAAG ACTTCAGACTACCAGGACATCATGTACCCTGCATGGACATTTTGGGAGGGGGGGCCTGCTGTGTGGCCCATATACCCCACTGGACTGGGTAGATGGGATCTGATGAGGGATGATCTTAAAAA GTCTGCAGCTCAGTGGccatggaggaagaaagagtcCAGAGGATTCTTCAGAGGCTCCCG AACCAGTCCAGAGCGCGACCCTCTGATCCTTCTATCCAGAGAGAACCCAGAGCTGGTGGATGCAGAGTACACCAAGAACCAGGCCTGGAAGTCTGAGAAG GATACACTGGGGAGACCACCAGCTAAAGAGATCCCACTGGTCGATCACTGCAAATACAA atatttatttaacttcCGAGGCGTGGCTGCCAGCTTCCGCTTCAAGcatctcttcctctgtggtgCTCTGGTGTTTCATGTGGGAGATGAATGGCAGGAGTTTTTTTACCTTCAGCTCAAGCCGTGGGTGCACTACATCCCAGTGAAGCAGGATCTCTCTGATGTCAG GGAACTACTACAATTTGTCAAGGAGAACGATGGTGTCGCTGAGGAGATCGCCCGAAG GGGTAAGGAATTCATCCTGGAACACCTGCAGATGCGAGACATTTCCTGCTACTGGGAGAGACTCCTGAGCGAGTTCGGCGGACTCCTCGCCTACAAACCTAAAAGAAATAACAGCTACAATCAGATTATCCACAGAACCAGCAAGACTGAGCTATAA